A region of Paenimyroides aestuarii DNA encodes the following proteins:
- the ribH gene encoding 6,7-dimethyl-8-ribityllumazine synthase, translating into MATANKNLSEYNKADLIDAKELKIGLVVSEWNDKITNGLFQGAYDVLIDCGAKPENIVRWNVPGSFELIFGSKKMHQLEEFDAIIAIGCVIQGETKHFDFVCEGVTQGIKDLNLMYDVPTIFCVLTDNNEQQSIDRSGGIHGNKGTEAAVAALKMIALNNNI; encoded by the coding sequence ATGGCAACAGCAAACAAGAATCTTTCAGAATACAACAAAGCCGATTTAATTGATGCAAAAGAGTTGAAGATTGGTTTGGTGGTTTCGGAATGGAACGATAAAATAACCAACGGTTTGTTTCAAGGTGCATATGATGTATTGATTGATTGTGGCGCAAAACCCGAAAATATTGTGCGTTGGAACGTTCCTGGAAGTTTTGAATTGATTTTTGGAAGCAAAAAAATGCACCAGCTAGAAGAGTTTGATGCTATTATTGCAATTGGTTGCGTGATACAAGGCGAAACAAAACATTTTGACTTTGTTTGCGAAGGCGTAACACAAGGCATTAAAGATTTAAACTTAATGTATGATGTGCCAACGATTTTCTGTGTATTAACAGATAATAATGAGCAACAATCAATCGATAGAAGCGGAGGAATCCACGGAAACAAAGGAACCGAAGCTGCAGTAGCTGCTTTAAAGATGATTGCCCTTAATAACAATATCTAA
- a CDS encoding tetratricopeptide repeat protein: MATYNKRGYKPEKPKAEKEENVHEAVLNDTSDTAEVFNSLDSTANKVGSWFTLNQSKIFYAIGGLALLAVGYLGYQNFIMEPNEEEAANEMFQAQQFYEQALNGQSADSLFNLALNGGEGKMGFLNIAETYSGTNAANLAHYYAGTAYLNMGKNKEAIAHLEQFNSKDMFLKAMSLGAIGDAFADLNQPQDAFDFYKKASEHTTNDFTTPRYAYKAGLMALELGKKDEALKLFTNIKDNYKSSVEAANIDVYLGMAQ; the protein is encoded by the coding sequence ATGGCAACATATAATAAAAGAGGTTATAAACCAGAAAAACCAAAGGCTGAGAAAGAAGAAAATGTGCACGAAGCAGTATTGAATGATACCAGTGATACGGCAGAGGTTTTTAATTCGTTAGATTCAACAGCTAATAAAGTAGGTTCTTGGTTTACACTAAACCAATCAAAAATATTTTATGCAATTGGTGGATTGGCATTGCTTGCAGTTGGATATTTGGGTTACCAAAATTTTATTATGGAACCAAATGAAGAAGAAGCAGCCAATGAAATGTTCCAAGCACAACAGTTTTATGAGCAAGCATTGAATGGCCAATCGGCGGATTCATTGTTCAATTTAGCTTTGAATGGCGGTGAAGGAAAAATGGGCTTTTTAAACATTGCTGAAACATACAGCGGAACCAATGCAGCTAACTTGGCACACTATTATGCAGGTACGGCTTATTTGAATATGGGTAAAAATAAAGAAGCAATTGCGCATTTAGAGCAATTCAATTCTAAAGATATGTTTTTAAAAGCAATGTCTTTAGGAGCAATTGGTGACGCATTTGCCGATTTAAACCAACCACAAGACGCTTTTGATTTCTACAAAAAAGCATCAGAACATACAACAAACGATTTTACAACGCCTCGATATGCATACAAAGCAGGTTTAATGGCTTTAGAATTAGGTAAAAAAGACGAAGCTTTGAAATTGTTTACAAACATTAAAGACAATTACAAAAGCTCTGTTGAAGCTGCAAATATTGATGTTTATTTAGGAATGGCACAATAA